GAGGAGCGCGACCGCGGAACCGACGGCACCGGCGGCCGGAACGACCGCGCTCACCACCGACTCCCGCTGCGTGTACGCGATCGCGGACACCGCGCCGAAGATGCTGATGAACGCGCCGGACGCGAAGCTCGTGATGGAGTTCAGACTCCCGTACGCGGTGAGAATCGCCGTGAGAACGCCGAGGACGAGGAGCGCGCGCACGGGCGACGACTCGCTCTCGCTCGCAGTCCGACTGCTCCCGACCGACGCGTCGAGCGCGGGCGCTCTCGAGGTGTCCGACGAGCCATCTCCGGCGTTCGACGCCGCGCGGTCCGGCGCGTTGTGCGCCGCGTCCGCGACCTGCTGGCTGAGCCGCGCCGCCGAGAACAGCGTCGCGTTCAGCGCCGACGCGGTCGAGAGCACCGCGGCGACGGCGACGAGCGCGAACCCGGCCTCGTGGAACACCGGCCGCGCCGCGTACGCGAGCGCTGTCTCCGCGTGCTGCCGAATGACGTCCGCCGACACGAGGTTCGTCGTCACGACCGCCACGAGAACGTAGAGTAACGTCGTGAACGCGATGCTCGCGTATATCGCCTTCCGAACCGTCTCCCGTGGGTTCTCGATACTGTCGAGGTCGAACGCGAGGAGCTCCCAGCCCTCGAACGCGACGAAGGAGAGCGCGGCCGCCGAAACGACGCCGCCGCCGACGGTGTGCAGACCGGACTGGAGCGTCCCCTGCGTGTACCCGTAGTAGACGCCCGCGCCGCCGACCACGAGGAGGATGAGGACCTTGAGCGCGACGAGCACGTCCTCCGCCCGCCCGGACGCGCGCGCACCGAGCGCGTTCAACCCCACGAAGCACGCGACGCCCGCCACGGAAACGAACGGCCGCGCCGCCACCCCGAAAGCGGTCTCGACGCCGACGAGCTGGAGGCCGTAACTTCCGAACGCGTACGCGTACATCGCCATCGTCCCCACGTACCCGAACGTGAACACCCAGCCGACGACGCCCGCGAGCCACTGCTCGCCGGTGAACTCCTCGACGTGGGCGACCGGGCCCGCGGTCGCGGAGTCGCTCTCCTCGATGAGCCGGACGAACGAGTAGCCCGCACAGAGCGCGAGCACGCCCGAGACGACGAACGACGTCCACGCCGCCGGCCCCGCCGCCTCCGCGACGACACCGAGCACGGCGAAGATCCCGCCGCCCACCATCCCGCCGACCGCGAGCGACACGGACTCCGCGAACCCGATCTTCTCGCTCATACCTACCTGTCACGGCTGCGATGCGAAAAGCGGTGCGGCCTCCCGGTCGAGAGGAAACGAGCCGCCTACGCCTCGATGTACTCGTCGTTGACTTCCCAGCCGCCGTCGTCGGCCTCCACCATGTACTCGCCGTAGTAGGGGACGCGGCTCTCGACCACGTTCTCGAAGGCTTCTCGGATCTCGGGCTTCGTCATCTCACCCATCGAGCGCAGGTCGTCGTTCCGGTTCAGACAGCCCTTCAGGTATCCCTCGTGCGTCACGCGCACGCGATGGCAGTTCGCGCAGAAGTCCGCGTTCCCGACCGGATCGACGATCTCCACCATCCCGTCGCCGACGTGGTAGCGCTTCCGGTCGTGCATCTCCCGGTGTTCGACCTCGTCCGCCTGCTCCGCCAGCCAGCCGTGCACGCGCTCGATATCGACCGCCCACTCTGGCTTCCCCACTAACTCCGGCATGAACTCGATGAGCTGGAGCTGGAGCCCCTCGTTCTCGGCGACGTAGTCCACCATCTCCGGGACGTATCCCGCCGTCTGCTCGAAGACCACCATGTTCAGCTTCACCGGGTTCAGCCCCGCGTCCACCGCGGCCCGCACGCCCTCCATCACTTTGTCGTACGCGCCCGACTGCGTCACGTCCGCGAACACCTTCGGGTCGAGCGCGTCCTGACTCACGTTCACCCGCTCCAATCCGGCGTCGACGAGGTCGGGCGCGCGCCCCGGGAGGAACGTCCCGTTCGTCGTCAGCGAGACCTCCATCGAGTCCGGCGTCCGCTCGATGATCTCCTCTAAGTCGTCGCGGAGCATCGGTTCTCCGCCCGTGAACTTCACCGCGTCCACGCCGTACTCGTCGACGACTCCGAGGAACCGGACGACGTCGTCGGCGCTCATCTCGTGGTCGCGCGCCGCCATCGGCCCGCGCGTATCCCCGAGGCCCTCGTTGTGGCAGTAGACGCAGTCGAAGTTACAGCGGTCGGTCAGCGAGACCCGAACCCCCGTGACCTCGCGCCCGAACCCGTCCTCCAACATATTCACGTAATCAGGCGCGGACGCGAATAAACCCGCGGATGCCAGCACCCCTCGCGTAACCACAAGTCGTTACATCCGCGCCCACTGACGGGCGAGCAGTCGGCGGTGTCCGACTTCGAACGGTCTCCACGAAACCGCCGACCCGCCACCCGCCGCACGCCGCCGACGGACCAACGACTGCGGGCGGGAAATCGAAAGGGAGCGAGTCAGCGTACGCGAGGGCGAACGGGCTTTCGAACCCGACGAACGACTGGTCTTCACCTTCGAACTCGAACCTGAGACGCCTTCACCGTCGCCGACTACACAACCCTTATTCGCCGCAGACCCTCTATCTCACGCCATGAACGAAGACGCCGTCAGAGAACGCCTCCGTCAGGTCGACGACCCCGACCTCGGCGACGACATCGTCTCCCTCGGCCTCGTCAACGACATCACGGTGGAGGACGGAACCGTCTCCGTCTCGCTCGCGCTCGGCGCGCCCTACTCCCCGTCCGAGACCGACATCGCGAACCGCGTCCGCGACGCCCTCGCCGACACCGGCCTCGACGTCGACCTCTCCGCGTACGTCCCCGGCGACGGTACTGGCGACATCCTCCCCAACGTCCAGAACGTCATCGCCGTCGCCTCCGGGAAGGGCGGCGTCGGGAAATCTACCGTCTCCACGAACATCGCCGCCGGCCTCGCCGACCGCGGCGCGCGCGTCGGCCTCTTCGACGCCGACATCTACGGCCCGAACGTCCCCCGGATGCTCGCCAGCGACCAACACCCGCAGGCCACCGAGGACGAACGCCTCATCCCGCCCGAGAAGTACGGCATCAAACTCATGAGCATGGCCTACCTCGCCGGCGACGACGACCCCGTCATCTGGCGCGGCCCCATGGTCCACAAAGTCATCACCCAGCTCGTCGAGGACGTCGAATGGGGCCACCTCGACTACCTCGTCGTCGACCTTCCGCCTGGCACCGGCGACACTCAACTCACCATGCTGCAAACAGTGCCCCTCACCGGCGCTGTCGTCGTCACCACCCCGCAGGACGTCGCCGTTGACGACGCCCGCAAGGCCCTCCAGATGTTCGGCAAACACGACACGAACGTCCTCGGCGTCGTCGAGAACATGAGCACCTTCCACTGCCCCGACTGCGGCAGCGACCACGACATCTTCGGCACCGGCGGCGGCCGCGCACTCGCCGACGAGAACGACCTCCCCTTCCTCGGTGAACTCCCCCTCGACCCCAGCGTCCGCGCCGGCAGCGACGACGGCGCACCCGTCGTCCTCGACGACGACTCAGCGACCGGCGACGCCTTCCGCCGCCTCGCCGCCAACACCGCCGACATGGCCGGCATCATCCGCCGCCGCACCGCCCAGACCGACCGATGACTGACGACGAGAACTTCGAAGCACACGTCAAACGCGACGCCCTCCGCGCCGCCGCCGCAGACCTCCGCGACCGAGGCGCGGAAGGCGAGAAAATCGCCGCCCTCGTCCACCGCGTCAGCGACCTCTACGACCCCGACGAAGACACTGACCCCGGCGAAATCTATCGAAACATGCGGTACATCCTCCAAGTCGCAGAACAGGGTGGGCTGGACCGCTAACGCAACCGCCGCCACCCACCCAGCACCACCAGCACCGCCAACAAACCCGCCCCGTACTGCAACGGATAGTACGTCGGACTCGGAATCCCGTACGGCCCCTTGGAAGGGTCCAAACTCGCGTTCTCGTACGAATATCCATCGTCCTTCCACGGTGCCGTGATCTCCTCGTACGACTGATTCCACGCCTCGGTCTCCGACTCGGCTGACCCCACGAACCCCACCTGGTCGAGCGGATGCCGCGGCTCACCCACCGGCTGCGAGTACAACCGCACCTCACCCGCCACCCTCGACCCCAGCGGCTCGAACAACTCCATCTTCGTCACGGTCGTCGAATTCGGCGGCACCATCGCCCCCTCCCCCGAACCATCCGTCTCGAGCGTATGCGCGAACAGAGCGGTGTCCCAAGGCGCGTCGCTCGGGTTCCGTACCGTCACGAGTAGCACTGTCGCCATCTCACCGCGCGCCTCGCGTGTCGCGACCTCGACGTCGAGAATCCACGGAACGGCCACCTGACGGGGGTTCGTCAAATTGACGTCGCGAGTGAACTCGAACGTCTCGTTCTGTCCCCAAGCTCCGACGTAGATTGTATGATTCTCGGGGAGACCTTTGAGACCGTTAGAGACGTTGAACTCGCGAACGACTGTTTCGCCGGGAGATACGGTGGGTCCAGCAGTGTACTCTGCCCAGTCGTCGACGAGGACCATGACACTACCGTCCAACTTCTTGTTAGTTGGATTATGGAATTTGGTAGTCACCGTAAGCGATGGTTTATCGAACGTGACCGTGTACTCAAGCCCGAATGGTCCAGTGAAATCGGGGTCATCGGCTACGACTGGTGTCGTCGCGAACGTCGACACTACGAGGAAGGAGAGTACGAGCGTATAGGCGAGTTTTCTCATTGTGGGGGGTGTGACGTTTGGTTGTCAGTGACAGCCGCTTTAACTGCTTCGACGGTTGCGTTGCCCGATACGCGGACGTTGTACCGATCGACCTTCGTCACGGATCCGTGGTCCCCAGTCGCGGTGTTGACGTACGGGACGCGTGTTTTCGCTCTCACTAGCGCTGACGTGTTGATGACGGTGTGGCCATCAGTGTGGCCGTTCATCCATGTCCGTTCGTAGCGAATCGGTTTACTGAGTGTCCAGACCGTCGTGGGAACTCGGCCGCCGAGGCGCACATCCGGGTTATTGGTGTTCGTCTCGACGACGATCCGGCTCGGTGTCGTCTTGTAGTACTGCCACTCGTACTGCGCGGGGCTAATCTGTTCGTGGTAGGTAGCCGGATACCACGTCGTCGTCTCGGCGTGCTTGACGGTGTACTGGTAGCGGTATTCGGTGCCGTACTCCGCGGGCTCGCGGAGCACGGTCTTCGAACGACCCGTGTACGTGTCGCCCTGATGCCGGCGACCGTTCGCCCAGTACGTATCGGTTACCGTCGTGTGGTACGTGTAGCTCACGCGGTGCGTGTACGTGACGCGTTTCCGGTCGGTGACCGTCTCAGTCGTCGAGTATTGCATACAGCCACCCATGGGGAAACACTTGGTGTGCCAGTGCGTCACCTTGTGGCTCGTTCGGATGTACTTCGTCCGATGTACCGTTCGATGACCGGTACGCTCGACGCGACGCTCGTGTTCGTACTGACGGAGCGTTCGATAGACTGCGGGGTCAGTGACGACCCGCCGCGTCTCCCCGGTGAATTCACCACGTCCGGATTTCGCGGACCGCCACTCGTGCTCGGTCGTCGTCCACCGCCGCGTCGACGTCTCAGTTGCCCCCGCCTCCCAACTCGGGTTGTTCTGCAAGAACGTCGAACGGTACCCTGGCTGACGGAAGCGCTGCTCATCACTCCGATACTGCGCGTCCCGTACCTTCACGCGGTGCTCCAGCTCGTACTTCCAGCCAGAGTTACGAGCAGCAGTGACACCATATCCCGCTTTGAGTAAGTCGTCCCGCTCTGCCGGATACTTCGTCCGTCTCGTATCGAACACCGGATCTTCGACGAGGAACGACCGGCTCAATACGTCGACGTCGAGAACTTCTGATTCAGACGGACGAGTGACGTTCACACCAGGGAGCAGTCGAGTGTTTCTGACGAGCGAAGAGTGGTTATTGTTCACCACAGAGATGGAAGGAGTATACTCGAGGAGTGTGCTGGTGTTGACAGAGACACTTCCCTGATACCACGCTGTCCGATTATACACGATACCGTTCACAGAGTGGGGTTCGTCGCGACCTTGCTCCCAGCTATCGACAGATACTTGCCGATTATCTGTCCTGAGTTCGATGTCGAGCTTGTCAGCGTACCAGCTCTTCGTCAGCATGAACCGCTTCGTTTGGACGTGAAACTGCACGGTTTCGTTCGGTCCATATGGCCCTGTTCCAATCGGCTCAATCTTCGAAATTCTCGGGGCATAATAGTCTAGAAAGTCATATATCGGTTCAGAGATTCCATGGTTTCCGTCTTTAATAACGAGATTAGCCAGCGTCATTGAGTCAAACTTCCCAAAGCGATCATTCTCACCGAATGGAGACACGGTATCCGACCAGTCGTACTCAAGTCGAGTTCCATCAGGGTCGAATGACTGTCCAGCATCCACGATGATTCCCCAGTCATTCGCGCGGTCGTTTACTCCCCCGAACGTAACGTTAAGCTGAATAACCGGGTCACTGGGCTGGGTTTCTAATTCTGATCCAGTAGATTCTGAACCAGCAGTAGAGTGGACTGTCGCGTTGAGCCTACTCTTGCCGACGCCTTCGCGGCCCCAGTACGAGTCGAAGTAGACGTATTCTGGGTTGGTCCCACGCCTGTCGATGACGTCTGGGAGCGGTGAGACACGGTGTAGCTTCGATTTTTGCGTGTAGTCGACGGTGATCTGTTCGGGTGACAGTCCGTTGGGGTCGACGATGATGACGTGGTGGGCGGCGTAGTTGTCGGGGCTCCAGCGGGGGTCGTATGCGCGGACGGGGGTGTTGGTGAAGCGGGCGGAGACGATTTCGGGTGGGCCGGCGACGTCGACGGTTCGTTGGGTGGTGGTGGTTTGGCCGCGGGCGTCGGTCGCAGTGAGTCGGATGGTGTGGGTTCCGGGGGTGGTGTCGAGGTCGCGGTCGACGTGGAGGTGGTTTGTGCCGCCGTTGCGGAAG
This sequence is a window from Halocalculus aciditolerans. Protein-coding genes within it:
- a CDS encoding APC family permease, giving the protein MSEKIGFAESVSLAVGGMVGGGIFAVLGVVAEAAGPAAWTSFVVSGVLALCAGYSFVRLIEESDSATAGPVAHVEEFTGEQWLAGVVGWVFTFGYVGTMAMYAYAFGSYGLQLVGVETAFGVAARPFVSVAGVACFVGLNALGARASGRAEDVLVALKVLILLVVGGAGVYYGYTQGTLQSGLHTVGGGVVSAAALSFVAFEGWELLAFDLDSIENPRETVRKAIYASIAFTTLLYVLVAVVTTNLVSADVIRQHAETALAYAARPVFHEAGFALVAVAAVLSTASALNATLFSAARLSQQVADAAHNAPDRAASNAGDGSSDTSRAPALDASVGSSRTASESESSPVRALLVLGVLTAILTAYGSLNSITSFASGAFISIFGAVSAIAYTQRESVVSAVVPAAGAVGSAVALLALFWHLHRTSPDVLATVATIWAVVLAVYWLPRRE
- the moaA gene encoding GTP 3',8-cyclase MoaA produces the protein MLEDGFGREVTGVRVSLTDRCNFDCVYCHNEGLGDTRGPMAARDHEMSADDVVRFLGVVDEYGVDAVKFTGGEPMLRDDLEEIIERTPDSMEVSLTTNGTFLPGRAPDLVDAGLERVNVSQDALDPKVFADVTQSGAYDKVMEGVRAAVDAGLNPVKLNMVVFEQTAGYVPEMVDYVAENEGLQLQLIEFMPELVGKPEWAVDIERVHGWLAEQADEVEHREMHDRKRYHVGDGMVEIVDPVGNADFCANCHRVRVTHEGYLKGCLNRNDDLRSMGEMTKPEIREAFENVVESRVPYYGEYMVEADDGGWEVNDEYIEA
- a CDS encoding Mrp/NBP35 family ATP-binding protein is translated as MNEDAVRERLRQVDDPDLGDDIVSLGLVNDITVEDGTVSVSLALGAPYSPSETDIANRVRDALADTGLDVDLSAYVPGDGTGDILPNVQNVIAVASGKGGVGKSTVSTNIAAGLADRGARVGLFDADIYGPNVPRMLASDQHPQATEDERLIPPEKYGIKLMSMAYLAGDDDPVIWRGPMVHKVITQLVEDVEWGHLDYLVVDLPPGTGDTQLTMLQTVPLTGAVVVTTPQDVAVDDARKALQMFGKHDTNVLGVVENMSTFHCPDCGSDHDIFGTGGGRALADENDLPFLGELPLDPSVRAGSDDGAPVVLDDDSATGDAFRRLAANTADMAGIIRRRTAQTDR
- a CDS encoding PKD domain-containing protein, encoding MSRRIPAILALAIVLAATPLPVAAADPPLVDAGLDQTVARATTVYLDATGTTDPDGTIETYTWTISAPDGTTSTPDCAHCGRTAFTPTRVGTYAATVTATDDDGNSRTDTLYVHVTPGDPPTLALAGPTTTRTGDTERFRTTVTAGTAPLDTLTWRVDGHTVRTTALDERTARDTLDRAFTTAGDHTVTARVTDTDGLTRERTIQLTASPPASSPSTGPSSSVTLDPTVRGPRVVTGTQPLTATYRVTDADRATWWLDGARTHQDDTATRLTLSPGDHDLYATTDTTTATFPDGTTHVVADPEPVLHTVNVSGHGGLHVTTTAADAYHNLASLTVTIDNTTALHKRATDRERFRNGGTNHLHVDRDLDTTPGTHTIRLTATDARGQTTTTQRTVDVAGPPEIVSARFTNTPVRAYDPRWSPDNYAAHHVIIVDPNGLSPEQITVDYTQKSKLHRVSPLPDVIDRRGTNPEYVYFDSYWGREGVGKSRLNATVHSTAGSESTGSELETQPSDPVIQLNVTFGGVNDRANDWGIIVDAGQSFDPDGTRLEYDWSDTVSPFGENDRFGKFDSMTLANLVIKDGNHGISEPIYDFLDYYAPRISKIEPIGTGPYGPNETVQFHVQTKRFMLTKSWYADKLDIELRTDNRQVSVDSWEQGRDEPHSVNGIVYNRTAWYQGSVSVNTSTLLEYTPSISVVNNNHSSLVRNTRLLPGVNVTRPSESEVLDVDVLSRSFLVEDPVFDTRRTKYPAERDDLLKAGYGVTAARNSGWKYELEHRVKVRDAQYRSDEQRFRQPGYRSTFLQNNPSWEAGATETSTRRWTTTEHEWRSAKSGRGEFTGETRRVVTDPAVYRTLRQYEHERRVERTGHRTVHRTKYIRTSHKVTHWHTKCFPMGGCMQYSTTETVTDRKRVTYTHRVSYTYHTTVTDTYWANGRRHQGDTYTGRSKTVLREPAEYGTEYRYQYTVKHAETTTWYPATYHEQISPAQYEWQYYKTTPSRIVVETNTNNPDVRLGGRVPTTVWTLSKPIRYERTWMNGHTDGHTVINTSALVRAKTRVPYVNTATGDHGSVTKVDRYNVRVSGNATVEAVKAAVTDNQTSHPPQ